The Oncorhynchus mykiss isolate Arlee chromosome 27, USDA_OmykA_1.1, whole genome shotgun sequence sequence cGCTGGATtagaacatgcaacctttggcacCAGAGGCAGATACttacctacttgaaggtaacaccGCTTACTGTTAGCCATAGTGTCCAGTTTCCATGTCATCTCctgacatcctcagacatggatgaatGTCGAATACTGACTTCTATCACCAGTGACCTAGCTGGATCTGAACCCTTTTGTTCTGCCTAACCAATGACTGTGCTGTGTATGGTGGCACTTCAGGAGTTGAGTCAAAGGCTACGAGAAGTCCTAATTCATTTCAACAGTCTTCATTTGAATTGGACTTTAAGGCTACTAACAACAATGTAGCTTTGTGTTGGcgcctatttcttcctattcaAAGAACaagaggtaggcctacctgtttgacagacaaaattataGTCTACTCTGAATATATTTGGATTCTGTCAGCCAATTTCTTCAGTCACCATGCACTCCTTAATAAATATCCCAGTGTCAGTGAAGATCGTGGTGTGTTAAGTTAAAACCAGGGCTCGAATTTGAGGGGGTTTGAGAGGGTAATTTGGCTTtccatgaggaggaaatgcactgcagtacttaatgtagctggtggccacaccagatactgactgttacttttgattttgacccccctttgttcagggacacattattccatttctgtcacatgtctgtggaacttgtctgttgttgaatcttgttatgttcatacaaatatttagacgcgttaagtttgctgaaaatcaaCGCAGTTGAccgtgagaggacgtttcttttttttgctgagtttatattcctATGCCAGAGTCAACACAAATCTATTCCGTAACAACAATACCGTGTTACAAGTGTTTATAGGCCATACCTGATGATATGCGGCTGCTGTGTTATACCTCAAATGTACTTCTCTTGAATTCATTGCTGATCAGATACAACTGAAGTATCTGGTTCTGTTGTTTTTACACGTTTTTACAGTTGATAGACAACTTTGGCACTGTTTCAAACTTAGACTATCCTCTGTTTTTTTTAACAATAGCCCGTATAGAAATCAAAACGTCTCCGGTGCTGCAGCATGCGCTCATTCGTTGTCACGCTCTGTTGTGGTATTAAATAAAAGTCACCTCTTGTCTCCAGTCATTcattattattttgggtataaggggagggtcacttgtttttttttttcaagcgtTCAGGGAGGGTCgggtaaacatatatttttactaAAGGGAGGGCCATCCATCTTGCTTTCCCGAGAGGTCTGGTTTTCTTCAGTTATCCCTCATTATAAACAATGTACAGTCCCTTGCAGTAGTTATACTCCTTTCTTTCCTATGAGTTTCACATAACTAACACTAAATCAATTCTGGAGATGAATCACAAAGCACTCTACATTCCTTATAGATGAAACAGAAATAAGCGTGCAGTCTCCCCCAAAATattagattaaaaaaaaatacaaatataacaTAGGAGAGATGGGAGGCGTGAGTGGATATGAGGGTTGCATAGACTTAGAAAAGAGAAAGGCCAGCCATCTTAGACCCTCCTATCTCAGGTAAATATCCTTACCGTAAGATTAGAAAAACAGATGGGATTTCTAATCATTCAAACACAACACTGGAATCAGAGCCCAGAATGGATTGGCCTACATTCACATATTTTACATAGTGTAGCAGCCATTGGGCATAACTACAGTAAACACAATGCATTTTGTGATTTTAGAAGGTACAGTAAAGGAACAGATTAACACAAGAACCATGGTCCTGTGTTAAAGTGCAATATGCCTTTCCTGCTACTCCCTTAGCTAGCGGCCATCTTTTCATCTGTCCACCCATCGATCTATCCATCTTGATCTGTCAATCTAGCATCATTCTGAGAGGACTTCATGGTGCGGTGTTCAGAGAGGAAGGACAAAGAAGGCCGCCAGCGGTCTTTAGGGACAGGATGCGGCGAGGTCGCTGGAAAGGAAGTGGCATCACGGACTTTCCAGCTGCAGAGGGAACAATGAGAGTTAACATACGCTATACATACAAAcgtacagtatgtggacaccgcttcaaatgagtggatttggctatttcagccacacccgtttctGACGGGTGTAtataatcgagcacacagccatagacaaacattggcagtagaatggccttactgaagagctcagtgacgttcaacgttgcaccgtcataggatgccacccttctaacaagtcagttcgtcaaatttctaaACTGCTATagatgccccggtcaactgtaagtgctgttactgtgaagtggaaacttctcggagcaacaacgactcagccgcgaagtggtaggccacacaagctcacagaacgggaccggtgAGTTCTGAAGCGCGTTGGCGCGtaaaatcgcctgtcctcggttgcaacactcactatagttccaaactgcctctggaagcaacgtcagcacaataactattcgtcaggagcgtcatgaaatgggtttccatggccgagcaggcgcacacaagactaagatcaccatgcgcaatcccaagagtcggctggagtggtgttaagctcgccgccattggactccggagcagtggGAACGCATTCTATGGAGTGATGAATTATGCTGCACcaaaatggtctggggctgtttttcatagttcgagCTAGATCCCttagttggggcggcaggtagcctggcgggtagAAGTGTTGGACCAGTAAACAAAAGgtcgctggatcgaatccctgagctgacaaggtaaaaatctgtaattttgtccctgagcaaggcagttaacccactgttccagggctattctgtgcttccaactttgtggcaacagtttggggaaggccctttcctgtttcagcatgacaatgctagcGTGAACAACGTGAGGTccttacagaaatggtttgtcgagattggtgtggaagaacttgactggcctgcacagagccctgacctctagcccatcaaacacctttgggatgaattggaatgccgactgcgagccaggcctaatcgcccaacattagtgcctgacctcactaacgcttgtgactgaatggaagcaagtccccgaagcaatgttccaacatctattagaaagccttcacagaagagtggaggctcttATAGCAGCAGAGgagggacaaactccatattaatgcccatgactttggaatgaggtgttcgacaagcaggtgtccacatacttttggtcaagtAGTGTAAGTCAATGGAAGGTGAGCTGTGTATTAGGTGTGTATTGCATGGTGTGGTTTGATGGAACACAGGCAATCCAGGTAGTTTCTCTTCATCTCACCTGCATCTTGCTGTAGATCCAGGGCAGTAGGCTGGACACCTTGGTGTAGACTCCCGGCCTGTTACTCTGCCCACAGCCGGTGCCCCAGCTGGTCACGCCCACCAGCTGCCAAAGGTTGTCACTGGCTTGGCACACCAGAGGACCACCACTGTCTCCctgtgagagaagaggagagaatggATGAATGAACAGTTGAAGTGAGGGGCCAAGGTGTGGAAAGCACCTgctacaacatactgtatgttttcatGTCGTGGATAGCAGATGAGGTAGAAGGGAATTTGAGTAGAGGGAGAGACGATTTCCTCAGCCCAAAGGCGTCTAAGATGAGGACAAGAGTTGGTGAGTAGCAGGAGAGGACAGCTGTGGATTAACGAAATTCCAAATTTTAACGAGTAATGTTGGCACCAAACGTTCTAAGACAGTAAGTTAGACTCTGGGAAGAATTTAGAATTTTGCTGTCATGGAACATCTGGTGTCCTTACGGAGGTCAGTTTGACAAACTCTGCATCTATGGCTCtgtaaagaagaaaaaaataagcatatTTGTTTTGTATGTTAATGGGATAGGGATAGAGATAAGAGGTGAAAGGTCGGAGAAAGAGTGCTGAAAGAGTCGTCGGCCAAAATGGAACCCATGCTGACAGCGGCACACTGTACACGTGCTCCAGAGGCAGCGGCTTAAACCTCTAGAGCACCCCAGGGGCCTCATTTCTAACCGTTGCGTAAATTTCATACTAGAAATAGATTTAGAACGTTTCCCGTTCTAAATCAGACTTGACGTAAAACTGCGCGTGTGAACAAGCATTTATAACTCAGCCTGGAAAACACCCTCCATTCAACTTTTATGGTAACACTAAAGCCTTCTATTTTCCGTACAACTTGGAACTATTGGAATTGGGCCACGACAGTTTCTAAAAGAAAGAGCAATTGCGATGTTTTTGGAGGTGTTGGCAAAGGACTGGGACAGTTTCTGAAAGAGAAAACAATGGCTAATTGTTGTGGACCTGCCGTCAGAACATTTTAGTTCCACAATGTTTTGCATTGACTTTCCCCCCCCAACCTAAATATGCCGGACTGCGAATTCTGAAACATTGACTGGGCGACTCAAAACATTTTAAATTACAGTCGGCTACTCACAGTAGTTGCATACATGATGCAATGTAAAATATCAACTGTAATGTTCACCTGTTAAATTCAACTGTCTGTTCGCCTGATAAATTCAACTGTACGTGCTGCCTATGGGATCGCATAGGCGACAGCAGAACTTGAAATACACAGCCTATCTATTGACTAGGCTACTAGGCCCAATTAAATGAGATGTGCttggtattttttttttaacatggcTACTTCGTGAATGCATCACGGCCCAAAAACAAGGTGAGGGATTTATTCTGCAATGGTTATAATAATAAAATCAAATAGGGAATAGATGTGTCTAATTATTTTAGATTCCAAAAACCCCCAAAACATTTTCGCTCTTCTCACTAGTGGCAAATGGCTACATCTTGTTTTCCTTTTTTAAATTGCACGTCATCCTATCCCCTTTTTGCACAAAATACTTACTTGCCTGCTTGCAATACAATACTTCAAGCACTAGAAAATGTGTTTAGGCATGGTCTGACGTTTGCGTGGAGGTAAGCATATTCTCACGCCGAGTTCAGTTTGTATAAATGCCAACTTTTGCGGTAAAACTGCAGCACCCATGTTTGTGGGGTATATTTTGTACGTACGCAATGTTTACAAAATGAGTCCCAAGCCCTGTAAATAGAAGAATTCAACTACAATATGTGGACATGTACCTGACAGGAGTCCCTGCCCCCGTTGAGATCTCCGGCACACAGCATGTTGTTGGAAACACTGCCGGAGTATACCTTGGAGCTGTTACACACACGCACGTCGATGATGTCAACGGCCACCTCCATCAGGTCTTTGGAGGGTTTCGCTGTGAAGGGACACATACAGTACCCGGTCattctccaaacacacacacacttcagctaGCGACACTATGGCTAGTTGCACTATGCGAACTGTAGCTCTACTGAATATAGCATGTGTTTTCTGCAATGACAAGACATTGAGATTGGATGAATGACGCAGGTGTAGCCTCCTTTCTCCACATCACTCTCTTTatatcacagagacagacaggccatATGGCAATTCTGggaaatgccagatgggctggttcATTTTTAACCCAGTGGGCCTGTCTAAATTGTTGTTGTTTCTTGTGgaaaatgattttaaaaaagggCTGGTGTGGGGGCCTTGAGGATAGAAATGGGCCGGTGTGTGAGAAATACCCGGTCCGAATTCTGGTCCCAGTCTGTCCCTGTTGTTTCACTCTAGATAAGCATGATTTAATTTAGTATAGTCCATTTCTCACTCCCTTGTCTGTCTTCCTACCTGCCCCCTCATCTGTTGTTCCGAATCCCGAGGTCCAGCATTTTGTTCCATGGGGGAATGTCTGGTCAAAGGCTGGCAAACAGGCAGGCTGAACTGCATCTGAATAAAAAAACACAAAGTTAAGTTAGATTAACAGAGTGGGCATTCTGACCTCAGACACATACGTAACACACAGTTACAAAAATGACACACACCATGCATCCCAGACATTTAGAGCTGAAAAGGGCAAACATTTTTACAGTGCTGTACCAACATTGATGCTAGCGTTTCCCTAGCATTTTCGAAGGAATAGAGCCGGACTCACTGGTGAAGTCCACTGGTGAGGCCAGCTTCAGTATGGCGATGTCCTGGTCGTTGGTTACATTGTTGTAGTTCTCATTCACGATGATCTTCTTGACGAGGTAGGGAGGAGGAAGCTGGTCTTGTGACACCACTCCTCCATACACACGCCACCTACTGGCATCAAGAACCGGGTGGAACGACCTTCAATGGGCACGgggaaaaaatacaataaaatatatattcattTACTTCTCAAACCAAGGCTGTAGCTCATGACACAGATGATGTTATTAGTATGGTAATAAGGTGTATAATTGAGTTGAGATTGGTTGTCACGGTGAGGGTTGTTGAGGGGTTGTCATGCTGCTTATTCTTGAGTCATGCTGAGCAAGTTTCTGCACAGATTTACTACTAGTCTGTTATTTATATGGATAAGTGTAAGTGAAAGGACTGACAATCTCCTGAGGCAAATGGCGCGTTTATGACCCTGTCAGAAACATGGAAATACAAGcttcagagaggggggggggggggggggtatccatTTGAATTGTCCTCTAATTAGCCATTAAAAGTCAGAATCCCTAGCATCATCTGAGTACTCCTTGTATTTTTGGACATGCTAAACTCTGACTAAGGAAATTGCTTAGACAACAGCATTTTTGGCCTTTAACACTGTTTACGAGCAATATAGCTGTACTTTCAGTTTATGGTCGGAGCAGCTAGCTTGCCGTTAGTCAATTGGCATTCTCAGCGAGTTCAAAACAATTCGGATTTCACTCCGACTTGTCATGAACGCAGATCTACATAGCGTGTCTAGAATTAGAACCAAGGGATCCGTTTGGAACTGAGCATTGTTGTCCTCTAGTCACTGACCTGGGGAAGCAGTGGGCAGCTGTCACCACAAAGTCAGGGGACACCAGGATCCCTCCACAGATGTGTGATCCACCAAAGTGGAGAGAGAGTTGCCAGGGCCATTGGCCCAGCTTGGCAACACTGCCCCCTATAATCCGGGAGGACAACTGTTGACGTCCACAATCTTGGAAAAGGGGAAGATGTTTGTATCTAATTATAACTAGAAGTCAGATTTCAAATAGAAGGTTGATATAGACCTGCCTGGTAAAATATGAACATACCAATACACTTCAGAGAGACAGTATTCTGGTCTGGGCAGGACGAGCTACACAGCAACACAAGCACAACCATGTCAGGAACTTAGGACCTAACATTAAAATCATTAAAATCTTTATTTatactaggtaagtcagttaagaacaaattcttattttcaatgacggcctagtgtgttagctgcctgttcaggggcagaatgacaaatttgcaccttgtcagctcggggatttgaacttgcaaccttctggttactagtccaacgctctaaccactaggctaccctgccgccatcACTCCCTCAACATTACTGGGACTAAAATGAGTCAATACATATGTGCTAAGGTTTGTAGAGGGGTTCTCTCACCTGACATTGACCTGGCCCTGGATGGGTAAAGACGATCTGTTGTTCAGGGTTAGCCCAATTGACTGCTGGGACTTCACTGCCTTGGTTGCAAAGGACCTGCACGGtcgacacacacaaatacatttgGATTCTGTCTGCCAAAGCAATACGAGAATCAATTCCCCTCCCATGAAGCATTCCCAGAAAGTCAATTTGCCACAGGCACAccaaccccagagagagagaggagcgcagAGATTCAATCTGAGAGTAAATACTGAAAATGGCAGCAGTGAAATTAGACGTCACCAAGCAAATGTCTGTGAGAGAAAGTAGTTGCTTTGAGAGGTAGCGTATACAAAAAAGGCTATTGTGAGAGAAAGTGATTGCTCTCTAAAGGTAGCTTATGAAATGGCTGTTGTGAGAGAAAGTGATTGCTCTCTAAAGGTAGCTTATGAAATGGTTGTTGTGAGAGAAAGTGATTGCTCTCTAAAGGTAGCTTATGAAATGGCTGCTGTGAGAGAAAGTGATTGCTCTCTAAAGGTAGCTTATGAAATGGCTGTTGTGAAATAAGGTGATGTCTTACTTTCTGAAGCCCAGTTGGGCACAGGTTCGGTTGGCGTAGCTCTGGTCCCATCCCTGGTAACACACTGGGAGAAAACGACCATCCTGAGACGTTCTGACCTGAAGAGCACCGTCGGCTCCAAAcctcactggagagagagggagaggaggggatagaataACAAGATACGAAAAGGGCTATGTTTCTCTGCTTGTCATACCGCGAGTGTACATCTACCTGTCCACCTGGCTTTCATCTCTGTACATCTACCTGTCCACCTGGCTTTCATCTCTGTACACCTACCTGTCCACCTGTCTTTCATCTCTGTACACCTACCTGTCCACCTGGCTTTCATCTCTGTACACCTACCTGTCCACCTGGCTTTCATCTCTGTACACCTACCTGTCCACCTGGCTTTCATCTCTGTACACCTACCTGTCCACCTGGCTTTCATCTCTGTACATCTACCTGTCCACCTGGCTTTCATCTCTGTACATCTACCTGTCCACCTGGCTTTCATCTCTGTACATCTACCTGTCCACCTGGCTTTCATCTCTGTACATCTACCTGTCCACCTGGCTTTCATCTCTGTACATCTACCTGTCCACCTGGCTTTCATCTCTGTACACCTACCTGCAAGCGCGTATGTCTGTCTGTTGTGTTGTGCGTGTGAGAGTGTgcttaccacagctggactcgtCCGTGCCCAGTTGGCAGTCCCGCAGAGCGTCACATTGGACGGTGGAGTTGGAGCAGGTGTCGTGAGCGGGCACGCTCAACTGCTTCTCAGGGTGCCTCTCATCCTCACTGTCATGGTGGTCGAGGATGGCAGCCGTAGTTGCCAACCTGGTACCGTAATGCACtacacacagggagggagggagagagggagagggagagagggagagagatgggggcacGGAGAACAGGTAAGGGTGGGGAAAGGGTggggtgaagaggagagacggaggaagTGGTAGCAGAGgaagactgtcaatgtctgtacaaatacagaaaggaaagggaaaggggagggggatacctagtcagttgcacaactgaattgcattcaaccgaaatgtgtctccCGCATTTAACCCGGCCCCTCCTGAATCAGAGAGTAGCTTCCAAATGAATGAGTAAACAGGCACACATATACACGAGCAACAACAACGTGAGTAAATATGACGACAGCCCTGGCCTTACCTCCGAGCCAGATGGCAATGGCCAGGAGGAGCAGCAGAACGGTGCCTCCTGAGCCACCAAAGCACTTGGCACTATGCTGGCAGCATTTGTGTTTCCTCTTGTTGTCAGGAAGAGCTGGAACGACACACAACGTACACGTCAAAACAGATGTATCTTCCCCAGGAGACCATATACAAAAGCGTACACTGAGTGTGCAAGaaaattaagaacaccttcctaatattgagtcgcACTCCCGTTTGCCTTCAACAttgggtcatggactctacatggTGTCGAAAGCGCTCCACAGAGAtactggccaatgttgactccgaTGCTTCCCATAGTTAtgtcaggttggctggatgtcctttgggtggtggaccattcttgaaacccacgggaaactgttgagcgtggaaaaaaaTCCAGCAGGATTGCAGTTTCTTTACACACTTAacccagtgtgcctggcacctactgtcttgcccattcaccctccgaatggcacacatacacaatctgtgtctcaattgtctcaaggcttaaaaatccttctttaaccggtctcccccccttcatctacactgatttgaagtggatttaacgagTGAAATCAAATCAGAtgtcacagctttcacctggactcacctggtcagtctatgtcacggacagagcaggtgctcctaatgttctgtgcactcagtgtatagaCACCACATAATGCAGAACACATAACTCGGGAGTTAAAATCCTATTTCTTTCTCAAGGATGTTTTTTGTATTGCTACCACTTCTGTTGAAACTTGTATCATTTTACACACATTGTCGTCCCCTGAAAGCAAATAAGGAATGGAGGGAACTAGACTGGGACAGAACTGGGATAGTCAGGCACTAGATAGAGAGTACGACTCACATATACTGGGCTGGCAGATGTGTTGCGCAACCACTGGTGGGGGGTGCTGGGGGATGTAGTATAGCTGGTTGGGAGGAGTGGGCCTTGGACCCGCTCCATAGACTGCCTCTTCATAGGACTGGAGGGGCGGGAGGGTGTGCACCTCAACAGAGTAGTATGGAGGAGGGAGCTCGTTCTGCAGGGGAGAACGCAGAGGAAAAGGCAAAAGGTTAAGCAGTCGGTCATTCAAAAAAAATATACGCATCAAAAAGCTCATCTGGCGACTTAAAGTCCCagtgttttgtatcatattgtatatatttaacactgtaaaagtgtaaaaaataaaaaaggtgatCAGTTTTATTTCCTGATAGTTCCTGGTTGataatacaatctacacaggaccttcaaAATGACGTCGCTAGACGGTATCGGTTTAAGGCCCAGCACAGTCAAAaccgtgattttcctgtgttttatataataATACTTTGAAATTGTACAAaatatgataatgcccttttaattGTAAGAGCTGTTGGAAAAGAGAGTCTGGAATGTCATTGTTTTGTTGGGGTGGTGTTTTGggctgcctggtgacatcactaggtggtaaattagttaatagaccaataagaaagagggtTAACAAACCTCTCTACCAATAACAGCTTAggaaaattcttgcttgagaaattgctctttgctaaaaagctattttaattgagaacaatcacagtaaggtacttaattattAGCCAGAAATgagttgatattgagataaaaatgtagATTGGACATTTAACAGACCAATAACAGAGTTCAAAACcattctgccaataacagctagttttcagttttctccgCTCCACTCAGTTCACTCCTAGACAATCTTAGCAAAATGATTTTTTGAGAaagtttttttgtttcttttttactAATTGaatggaaaactattacagaAAGGCACTGATTTGTTtgccagaaatgatttgatattgagataaaaaaaaaatttgcGGCTGCATTGAGCCTTTAATAATCCCCAGTAAAACAACTTCCATGCAGGAACCCCGATTCATCCATAAACAGGGTATGGAGTGCTGCCTAGAGGACACATGCTGATTGCGAACAGGGCTTACAGATGGTTGACGGCAGGTGAAAAACAACCACATTCTAGTATGTACAGGTTAGATATCACTCATTGTCGGCCATAATCATATCATCCTCATGGAGCAAGTTTGAGATCCCAACACCTGAATAACCAACTCGAGCACAATGGAAGGTGCCATGTCTCTAGGCAACAATGTGCCGAGCTTCCCAATTGGCCCCTTATTCATTTCCTCCACTCTTTATCGTGCTCTCATTTCTGCTTTATATTCATCTGCTCCCCATAGCGCTATCAAGCATCTCAGACAATAGAGCTAATCAACGTTGCCAAGGACAAGCTCACATTGTCCCCCTCCCAGGAGTCTCTGTTGTTGCCACCGAGAAGAAAGGTGGCTGCCATGGAGACAACAGAACAGCAAATTCCAAAAGGAAGTTGTGGTCgaccccctgtccctgtccctatcccTGGCTGGCTGCTGCCAGGTTGTATCACACACGCAGGTGATTTGTGACCCACTTCAAACACAGGTGCAGGTCAGTCAGTGTGATAgtgtgctcccccccccccccccccctggggcTGGACAGACAGCCAGGGTTCAATATTGCCTTTGagttctgtctctcttttctcttttccttGCCGCTAAACGGACACCTTTTCActttacactgtgtgtgtgtgtgtgtgtgtgtgtgtgggggggggggggggggggtgaattccAGTCATGTTGTTTCCTTGTAGGGATGACATTGCTTTTAACTTCCCGAACTCGTTCTGATGTTGGGACTTTGGCTGATCTGCACATGGCAATATTTATGTTGCAATGACCGACATGGAAAGAATCGGCTTCCTGTACAAcattcaggcacacacacaaattacCCCCCACACTGATTCCCACCGTTAGGTTCTAAATAAACAGAATAAAAACTAAACAACTAgataaagctcaaaccaagtgtATTCACCCACCGGGTCAAACAGCTGCGAAGACAAAGACATGTTTACACGAGCACATATTTATACCTTCGTCCCATACGGAGTCTCCTCCTCGCACATCTGGacagccaatacatctctgttgctagacaggACTTTAGTGATTCCTGTtctctcacttcatctgacctgacctctgcctaaattcctcactcctccccaaaTCACGGCCGTCCTGCCTTATCTGTTGACTGCAaccagactgtggcccttctccTCCCCTTAGGACACCTGAGACGCAACAATAACATGTTCTTCCTGCACTCCCCTTTCTCACCCAGTAGATTTCCATACcctcagttcttccatggtcacATGAATAAGGC is a genomic window containing:
- the LOC110507060 gene encoding transmembrane protease serine 13, which gives rise to MAKHDPNELPPPYYSVEVHTLPPLQSYEEAVYGAGPRPTPPNQLYYIPQHPPPVVAQHICQPSISLPDNKRKHKCCQHSAKCFGGSGGTVLLLLLAIAIWLGVHYGTRLATTAAILDHHDSEDERHPEKQLSVPAHDTCSNSTVQCDALRDCQLGTDESSCVRFGADGALQVRTSQDGRFLPVCYQGWDQSYANRTCAQLGFRKSFATKAVKSQQSIGLTLNNRSSLPIQGQVNVSSSCPDQNTVSLKCIDCGRQQLSSRIIGGSVAKLGQWPWQLSLHFGGSHICGGILVSPDFVVTAAHCFPRSFHPVLDASRWRVYGGVVSQDQLPPPYLVKKIIVNENYNNVTNDQDIAILKLASPVDFTNAVQPACLPAFDQTFPHGTKCWTSGFGTTDEGAAKPSKDLMEVAVDIIDVRVCNSSKVYSGSVSNNMLCAGDLNGGRDSCQGDSGGPLVCQASDNLWQLVGVTSWGTGCGQSNRPGVYTKVSSLLPWIYSKMQLESP